TTCGGGTTGCCGTTTTGCATTGACCTTGTAGGCCGGATAAGTGCAGCGCATCCGGCGGTTTTACGCCGGAATCTGAGCGATTTTACTGCTGCGCGACCACACCCGGTGTGCCGCCAGCAGCTCGAACAGCTGATCCATAAACGGCCCAGCGACTTTATCACCCTCCACAATCCCTTCTTCGCCTTTATCCGCCACTTTAAGCAGCGATTTAAACTGACGCGCATCACCTGCCAGCGCAACAGGCTTCAGGTGCTTATAGGCTTCCAGCAGGTAATAAGCCGCATCGCCATTGTCGAGCAGACTCTGAATGTCCCCGCCTGGTACAATCACCGCATCGACGGTAAGGGACGGAGACCCGGCAAAGGTGCCGACAATCGGCAGCGTGGAACCATCGTCCGCTTCCACTTCCCCCATACGCTTATAGAGCAACTGGGCATGCACGCCTTTGGCTTTTAGCGCTTTCAGGATCGCCAGCACATCTTTTGCGGAAGTTTTGTCGTTGAGCAGTACCGCCACTACGCGCCCTTTGATCGTTCCGCCCGGCACGGCATACAGGCTCAGTGATGCATCTTTTTTTAGCCCATTAACGTCTTTCGGCGGGGTGGTATTACGTTGCTCGTCGCTAAGCGTGATCCCAAGATTATCCGCCACGCCCTGGGCCAGTTGAATGTCGATATGCGCCAGCTGATCCACCACGCGTTCTCGAATATAGGTCCGCACCACTTTGCCTAATTCAAAGCTAAAACTGCCGATGATGTGTTCCTGCTCAATCGGGGTCTGGCTTTGCCAGAACAGGCGAGGGTGGGCGTAATGTTCGCCAAAAGATGGGCTGCGTTCACGAATTTTTGTCCCTTCAACACGCTCCTGATAGGACTCAAATCCGCCACCTTTTGGCCCCGGTGGGGTTTCGCGCGGCCAGTTATCGTTGATCGAGTTCGGTTCATAGTTGGCCGGATTGGTGTCGATATCCTGACGATGCATCCCGTCACGCTGGAAATTATGGTACGGGCAGGTTGGGCGATTGATCGGGATTTCGTGGAAGTTCGGCCCGCCGAGACGGCTGATCTGCGTATCGGTATACGAGAATAAACGCCCCTGCAGAAGCGGATCGTTGGTGAAGTCCAGCCCCGGAACGATGTGCCCCGGATGGAATGCCACCTGCTCGTTTTCGGCAAAGAAGTTGTCCGGATTGCGATTGAGCACCATTTTGCCGACCAGTTGTACCGGGACCAGTTCTTCCGGGATCAGTTTGGTCGGGTCGAGCAGATCGAAATCAAACTTAAACTCCTCTTCCTCAGGAATCAGCTGAAGCCCCAGTTCGTACTCCGGGAAATCGCCCGCTTCGATGGATTGCCACAGCTCGCGGCGATGAAAATCGGGATCGCGCCCGGTGAGTTTTTGCGCTTCGTCCCAGACCAGAGAGGCCTTCCCGGCTACCGGTTTCCAGTGAAAACGCACGAATGTCG
Above is a window of Lelliottia jeotgali DNA encoding:
- a CDS encoding Catalase; amino-acid sequence: MSKNDKIKKLEPFRKNGTDSPLTTNQGVRIADDQNSLRAGNRGPTLLEDFILREKITHFDHERIPERIVHARGSAAHGYFQPYKALSDITKADFLSDPNKITPVFVRFSTVQGGAGSADTVRDIRGFATKFYTEEGIFDLVGNNTPVFFIQDAHKFPDFVHAVKPEPHWAIPQGQSAHDTFWDYVSLQPETLHNVMWAMSDRGIPRSYRTMEGFGIHTFRLINAEGKATFVRFHWKPVAGKASLVWDEAQKLTGRDPDFHRRELWQSIEAGDFPEYELGLQLIPEEEEFKFDFDLLDPTKLIPEELVPVQLVGKMVLNRNPDNFFAENEQVAFHPGHIVPGLDFTNDPLLQGRLFSYTDTQISRLGGPNFHEIPINRPTCPYHNFQRDGMHRQDIDTNPANYEPNSINDNWPRETPPGPKGGGFESYQERVEGTKIRERSPSFGEHYAHPRLFWQSQTPIEQEHIIGSFSFELGKVVRTYIRERVVDQLAHIDIQLAQGVADNLGITLSDEQRNTTPPKDVNGLKKDASLSLYAVPGGTIKGRVVAVLLNDKTSAKDVLAILKALKAKGVHAQLLYKRMGEVEADDGSTLPIVGTFAGSPSLTVDAVIVPGGDIQSLLDNGDAAYYLLEAYKHLKPVALAGDARQFKSLLKVADKGEEGIVEGDKVAGPFMDQLFELLAAHRVWSRSSKIAQIPA